The Paenibacillus spongiae nucleotide sequence ATCCAATTGGGATTTAGGTCATGCGGGAAATCAGTTCGCTCCAAAGCAATACCATCATTAACATAAAAAACTCTTGCGTTTTGTTCGTTGTAATAGTCGCCTATCCTACCGAACAAATTATGAGCTGCTAAAAAGAAATATAACATCCCTGATTTGGGGAGCAAGTACCTCTCGGCCTCTTCAATATCAGCCAAATTTACTTGCCCTATGAAAGAATAGGGCGTATTTAAGTATGGCCACGGCATCCCTTTTGGTAAATCTGGTCTTCCTCCAAGCTTCGATGCTCCGATCGGGATATCCTCTTCACTTTTCTCTTTGGTTAGCATTCGAATTGATGGTCTTATAGCAGCCGCGACCCTTATCCTTCCAACCGCCTAGCTCAAATACACTTCGAATGAAGCTACCGTCGGACACCATCTTGATTCCGTAATCGTCATCCGGATAAAACGGGATTTGACCGCGTTGAACTTGCATATGCGCTTGTATCCGACGACCGTGCCCTTGTAGAGCGGCTTCCACTCGTGGCCTTCTTTGTACGCTAGCTCGAATCGCTCGATCCGTTGACTGTACCGGTGCTCCTGAAGAACAACATGGTCAAACGACGCCTCCCGCTTCAGATCGATTTCGACGCAAGCCTGCTCCGTCCCTTCTTCAGGTGCCCAGAACGTGTTCTTGTCCCCGTCCAGCATGTGGCTTGCATCGCTCCCGCTCTTCGTCTCCGATGCCGCAGCCGCCGCATCGGCAGCCAGATTGACCGCAAACGTACGTCGAAGCTTCTCCCCGAGCTCCCGCAAACGGTTCAGGTCATTCTCATGAATGAGCCCGCGACGGTCCGGCGGCAGGTTTAACAAGAACATTGCATTGCCGCCTACCGAGCCGTAATAGATATTAAGCAGCTCATTGAGCGGTCTTACTTTGTCATCCTCGGAAGCGTGATAGAACCAGCCGGGCCTTATGGAAGTATTGACTTCCGCGGGATGCCAGACCAAGCTGCGTTCATGCCGGATGATTTCCCGGCTGCCCAGGTCCTGGTCCTGCGAATCGTATCGCTTCGCAAACTCGCGGTCGTCTGCCTGCTGCGACTTTTCCTGAATAGCCTCGTTCTTCCGAAGTGAAGCCGGCACGACGCTCCATTCCGATTCCCGGCAATGGCCGGCCTCGTTGCCGCACCAGCGGATATCCGGGCCGCAGACGGAAATGACCGCATTCGGCTGCAATTCGCGAATGATCGAGTAATACCCCTCCCAGTCGTAAACTTGCCGCTTCCCGTTCGGTCCCTCGCCGCAAGCGCCATCGAACCAGACGCAGAATAGATCCCCGTAACCGGTCAACAATTCTCTCAATTGATTCTTGAAAAATTCGTTATACCGCGGCGAGTCGCCATAGGTTTGCTCATGCCGGTCCCATGGGGACAAGTAGATGCCGAACTTGATGCCGCCTGCACGGCAAGCATCCGCAACCTCCTTGACGATATCGCCCAGCCCGTTCTTCCAGGGGCTGTTCTTCACTGAATGCTCGGTATAACGGCTCGGCCACAAACAAAATCCGTCATGATGCTTGCAGGTAAGAATAAGTCCCCGCATCCCGGCCGCACGGCAAGCCTCCACCCACTGATTCGCATTGAAAGCGGCCGGATCGAAGATTGAAGGCGATTCCTTGCCGGTACCCCATTCCCGGTCCGTATAGGTATTGATAGAGTAATGAACGAATGCATAGAATTCCATCTCCTGTACGGCCAATTGACGTTCCGAAGGTCTCACCCCAGCGGCATATGCAATAAAATCCTCCATCATCGAATTCCCCCTCCGTT carries:
- a CDS encoding alpha-L-fucosidase, with the protein product MEDFIAYAAGVRPSERQLAVQEMEFYAFVHYSINTYTDREWGTGKESPSIFDPAAFNANQWVEACRAAGMRGLILTCKHHDGFCLWPSRYTEHSVKNSPWKNGLGDIVKEVADACRAGGIKFGIYLSPWDRHEQTYGDSPRYNEFFKNQLRELLTGYGDLFCVWFDGACGEGPNGKRQVYDWEGYYSIIRELQPNAVISVCGPDIRWCGNEAGHCRESEWSVVPASLRKNEAIQEKSQQADDREFAKRYDSQDQDLGSREIIRHERSLVWHPAEVNTSIRPGWFYHASEDDKVRPLNELLNIYYGSVGGNAMFLLNLPPDRRGLIHENDLNRLRELGEKLRRTFAVNLAADAAAAASETKSGSDASHMLDGDKNTFWAPEEGTEQACVEIDLKREASFDHVVLQEHRYSQRIERFELAYKEGHEWKPLYKGTVVGYKRICKFNAVKSRFIRMTITESRWCPTVASFEVYLS